A single genomic interval of Noviherbaspirillum cavernae harbors:
- a CDS encoding phosphoribosyl-ATP diphosphatase: MSDTLKRLAVIIESRKPANGGDPDKSYVARLFSKGDDAILKKIGEEATETVMAAKDVRAGGDKSKVLYECADLWFHSMIMLAQFDLTPQDVLDELSRREGISGIEEKANRKLIERERNGD, from the coding sequence ATGAGCGATACCCTGAAACGTCTGGCCGTAATAATCGAGTCGCGCAAGCCTGCGAACGGCGGCGATCCCGACAAGTCCTATGTCGCGCGCCTGTTTTCAAAAGGCGACGATGCAATTCTCAAGAAGATCGGCGAGGAAGCAACCGAAACCGTGATGGCCGCAAAGGATGTGCGTGCCGGCGGCGATAAATCGAAAGTCCTGTACGAGTGCGCCGATCTTTGGTTCCATTCGATGATCATGCTGGCGCAATTCGATTTGACGCCGCAGGATGTGCTGGATGAGTTGTCGCGTCGCGAGGGCATTTCCGGCATCGAGGAAAAGGCGAATCGCAAATTGATCGAACGCGAGCGCAACGGAGACTGA
- a CDS encoding Nif3-like dinuclear metal center hexameric protein has protein sequence MDRDNLAKYLAQALDITRFRDYCPNGLQVEGRAQIASILTGVTANAALIEAAVDAKADAILVHHGYFWRGEDPRVVAIKHKRLKLLLTHDINLFAYHLPLDMHPEFGNNVQLARRLGLLPDGRFGEDGLGWLGVLQDASVKNIADLARVVEKNLGRAPLVIGDPLQPVGRIGWCTGAAQNLLGDAIAAGATAYISGEVSEPTVHLARESGVAYLACGHHATERFGVQALGTHLADHFGIAHRFVDIANPV, from the coding sequence GTGGATAGAGATAATTTAGCGAAGTATCTCGCGCAGGCGCTTGATATTACTCGGTTTCGTGATTATTGCCCAAATGGCCTCCAGGTAGAGGGACGCGCGCAGATCGCATCAATCCTCACCGGCGTGACCGCAAATGCCGCGTTGATCGAGGCGGCGGTGGACGCGAAGGCCGATGCAATTCTCGTGCATCACGGCTATTTCTGGCGCGGCGAAGATCCGCGCGTAGTGGCGATCAAGCATAAGCGGCTGAAATTGCTGCTGACACACGATATCAATCTGTTTGCCTATCATCTGCCGCTCGACATGCATCCCGAGTTCGGAAACAACGTACAACTGGCGCGCCGTCTCGGGCTGCTGCCGGACGGTCGTTTCGGCGAAGACGGGCTGGGCTGGCTTGGCGTTCTGCAAGACGCGTCCGTCAAAAACATTGCCGACCTGGCGCGGGTCGTCGAAAAGAATCTTGGCCGTGCACCGCTGGTCATCGGTGATCCATTGCAGCCGGTAGGCCGCATTGGATGGTGCACCGGTGCTGCGCAAAACCTGCTTGGCGATGCGATCGCCGCCGGTGCAACTGCCTATATCAGCGGTGAAGTGTCGGAGCCGACTGTGCATCTTGCACGGGAAAGCGGTGTCGCCTACCTTGCTTGCGGTCACCACGCGACGGAGCGCTTTGGCGTTCAGGCGCTGGGCACCCATCTCGCCGACCATTTCGGCATTGCGCATCGATTCGTCGATATCGCAAATCCGGTGTGA
- a CDS encoding response regulator encodes MLEETSREPIGVLVVEDDAVTRRMLCLAIEKAPALKLLAEFDSVKPALNWLENRTVDVLLTDLGLPDGSGIDIIKACATQHPDCDIMVITISSDETSVLACIEAGASGYVLKDSGAMDVARAVLDLRAGGAPMSPTIARMVLAKVRDVKRPVPPAAPENASPASLTKRESAILDLIARGDSYGEVAKILSVSVGTVQTHIKNIYGKLAVHSRGEAVFEAHRRGLLQLDRPRGKK; translated from the coding sequence ATGTTGGAAGAAACATCGCGTGAGCCGATTGGTGTTTTGGTTGTTGAAGATGATGCGGTGACGCGAAGAATGTTGTGCCTGGCGATTGAGAAAGCACCTGCATTGAAGCTGCTGGCGGAATTCGATAGCGTCAAGCCGGCATTGAATTGGCTGGAAAATCGGACTGTTGATGTATTGCTGACCGATCTTGGTTTGCCTGACGGCTCCGGAATCGACATCATCAAGGCGTGCGCAACACAGCATCCGGATTGCGACATCATGGTCATCACGATATCCAGCGACGAAACAAGCGTGCTTGCTTGCATCGAGGCTGGCGCTTCGGGCTATGTGCTGAAGGACTCCGGCGCGATGGATGTGGCGCGTGCGGTGCTGGATTTGCGCGCAGGCGGCGCGCCGATGAGCCCGACAATCGCGCGCATGGTGCTGGCGAAGGTGCGCGATGTGAAAAGACCGGTACCGCCTGCGGCACCTGAGAATGCTTCCCCGGCCAGTCTTACCAAAAGGGAGTCGGCCATTCTCGATCTGATCGCGCGAGGCGACAGCTATGGCGAAGTCGCCAAAATCCTGTCGGTATCCGTCGGAACGGTGCAGACCCATATCAAGAACATCTACGGAAAGCTGGCGGTCCATTCGCGTGGCGAGGCCGTGTTCGAAGCGCATCGGCGCGGCCTGCTGCAACTGGACCGCCCGAGAGGAAAGAAGTGA
- the tatB gene encoding Sec-independent protein translocase protein TatB, whose product MIDLGLSKLALIGVVALVVIGPERLPKVARMAGSLFGRAQRYINEVKSEVSREIELDELRKMQKDMQEAASSVEQSIAQNVSQMESDLNPSWSSDSNPLMEPLAPEQISVKAKDFRKKKLARTSAIPSWYKRQSGQRTRVISGAARVAKYRPSGAARKSFH is encoded by the coding sequence ATGATAGATCTTGGCCTCTCCAAACTTGCGCTGATCGGCGTGGTTGCACTCGTGGTGATCGGTCCCGAGCGGCTGCCGAAGGTCGCTCGCATGGCCGGTTCGCTTTTCGGTCGCGCACAGCGCTACATCAACGAAGTGAAATCCGAGGTCAGCCGCGAAATCGAGCTCGACGAGTTGCGCAAGATGCAGAAGGACATGCAGGAAGCTGCAAGTAGCGTCGAGCAATCCATTGCGCAAAATGTTTCACAGATGGAAAGTGATTTGAATCCATCGTGGAGCAGCGATTCGAATCCCTTGATGGAACCTCTCGCGCCGGAGCAAATTTCGGTCAAGGCGAAAGACTTCCGCAAAAAAAAGCTGGCACGTACATCGGCAATTCCATCCTGGTATAAGAGGCAGAGCGGACAACGCACGCGCGTGATTTCAGGTGCGGCGCGTGTCGCCAAATACCGGCCCAGCGGTGCCGCCCGAAAATCATTTCATTGA
- the hisI gene encoding phosphoribosyl-AMP cyclohydrolase, whose product MSVAAKWLNKVKWDEHGLVPVIAQEVGSNDVLMFAWMNRDALAKTVELGEAVYWSRSRKKLWHKGEESGHIQKVHEIRLDCDEDVVLLKVEQADGIACHTGRHSCFFQKFEGDATSGEWQAVDPVLKDPESIYK is encoded by the coding sequence ATGAGCGTTGCCGCCAAATGGTTGAACAAGGTGAAGTGGGACGAGCACGGTCTGGTGCCAGTCATCGCCCAGGAAGTCGGTTCGAATGATGTGCTGATGTTTGCGTGGATGAACCGCGACGCCTTGGCAAAAACCGTCGAGCTGGGCGAGGCTGTCTACTGGAGCCGTTCCCGCAAGAAGCTGTGGCACAAGGGTGAGGAATCCGGCCACATTCAGAAAGTCCATGAAATCCGCCTCGATTGCGATGAAGATGTCGTGCTGCTGAAGGTCGAGCAGGCCGATGGCATCGCGTGCCACACCGGACGGCATTCGTGCTTTTTCCAGAAGTTCGAAGGCGACGCCACGAGCGGCGAATGGCAGGCAGTCGATCCGGTACTCAAGGATCCCGAAAGCATTTACAAATAA
- the tatC gene encoding twin-arginine translocase subunit TatC, translated as MADDQQMPGASDTFISHLVELRNRIMKASAAIIVVFLCLMPWAASIYDALAQPMMAALPAGSKMIATGVITPFLIPVKVTLLVAFIIALPWVLYQAWAFVAPGLYAHEKKLIAPLVISSSLLFVAGVAFCYFLVFGVVFKFVNDFAPASVSVAPDIDSYFGFVMTMFLAFGLTFEVPIVVIVLVRMGLVSVEKLKEIRPYVIVGAFIIAAVVTPPDIMSQMLLAVPLCLLYEVGLWIAPLFVRVTQAPEETA; from the coding sequence ATGGCTGACGATCAACAAATGCCGGGTGCAAGCGACACCTTTATTTCGCACTTGGTGGAATTGCGCAATCGCATCATGAAGGCGTCGGCGGCAATCATCGTCGTGTTCCTGTGTCTGATGCCATGGGCGGCCAGCATCTACGATGCGCTGGCGCAGCCGATGATGGCGGCGCTGCCTGCGGGCAGCAAGATGATCGCCACCGGCGTCATCACGCCGTTCCTGATTCCGGTCAAGGTGACGCTGCTGGTTGCTTTCATCATCGCCTTGCCATGGGTGCTGTATCAGGCATGGGCATTCGTCGCTCCCGGACTGTATGCGCACGAGAAGAAGCTGATTGCGCCGTTGGTGATCTCGTCATCGCTTCTGTTTGTTGCCGGCGTCGCGTTCTGCTATTTCCTCGTGTTCGGCGTGGTGTTCAAGTTCGTCAACGATTTCGCGCCGGCATCGGTATCGGTGGCGCCGGACATCGACAGCTATTTCGGTTTTGTGATGACGATGTTCCTGGCCTTCGGGCTGACGTTCGAAGTGCCGATCGTGGTCATCGTGCTGGTGCGGATGGGTTTGGTGAGTGTGGAAAAACTGAAGGAAATCCGTCCCTACGTCATCGTTGGCGCTTTCATCATCGCCGCCGTCGTCACGCCGCCGGACATCATGAGTCAGATGCTGCTGGCCGTGCCTTTGTGCCTGCTGTATGAAGTTGGATTGTGGATCGCACCCTTGTTCGTGCGAGTGACGCAGGCACCCGAAGAAACGGCCTGA
- the mscL gene encoding large conductance mechanosensitive channel protein MscL, with amino-acid sequence MGMMQEFKAFAIKGNVVDLAVAVIIGAAFGKIVDSLVQDIVMPIIGKVLGGLDFANYYLPLNNQGMQMTLVEAKKAGAVLAYGNFITILLNFLILAFIIFQMVRVINKARRTTVAPEPATPATPEDIVLLREIRDSLKK; translated from the coding sequence TTGCCATCAAAGGCAACGTCGTGGACTTGGCAGTGGCCGTGATTATCGGTGCCGCGTTCGGCAAAATCGTTGACTCGCTTGTTCAGGACATCGTCATGCCGATTATCGGCAAAGTGCTTGGCGGACTGGATTTCGCCAACTATTACCTGCCGCTTAATAATCAGGGCATGCAAATGACCTTGGTCGAAGCGAAAAAGGCAGGTGCCGTGCTTGCTTACGGGAATTTCATCACAATCCTGCTGAATTTCCTTATTCTGGCTTTCATCATTTTCCAGATGGTGCGCGTCATTAACAAAGCGCGCAGAACCACCGTCGCGCCGGAACCCGCAACACCCGCAACTCCGGAAGACATTGTATTGTTGCGCGAAATTCGCGACTCGCTGAAAAAGTGA
- the hisA gene encoding 1-(5-phosphoribosyl)-5-[(5-phosphoribosylamino)methylideneamino]imidazole-4-carboxamide isomerase produces MLLIPAIDLKDGHCVRLKQGDMDQATVFSQDPASMARHWLAQGARRLHLVDLNGAFAGKPKNESAVKAIIQAVRDFAVENGTDEIPIQLGGGIRDLDTIERYLDDGLSYIIIGTAAVKNPGFLHDACSAFPGQIIVGLDAKDGKVATDGWSKLSGHEVIDLAKKFEDYGCEAIVYTDIGRDGMMAGVNIDATVKLAQSMTIPVIASGGVHNIKDVEALCAVQDEGIEGVICGRSIYEGTLDLRQAQERADVLSGLEESAEEDEA; encoded by the coding sequence ATGCTGCTCATTCCTGCCATCGACCTCAAGGACGGTCATTGCGTGCGCCTCAAACAAGGTGACATGGACCAAGCCACCGTATTTTCCCAGGACCCTGCCAGCATGGCGCGACATTGGCTGGCTCAAGGCGCGCGACGACTGCATCTTGTCGATTTGAACGGCGCGTTTGCCGGCAAACCGAAGAATGAATCGGCGGTAAAGGCGATCATTCAGGCAGTGCGCGATTTTGCAGTCGAGAACGGCACGGACGAGATTCCGATCCAGCTCGGCGGCGGCATCCGCGATCTGGACACGATCGAACGCTATCTCGACGATGGCCTGTCCTACATCATCATCGGCACCGCCGCGGTCAAGAACCCGGGCTTCCTGCATGACGCCTGCAGCGCCTTCCCCGGCCAGATCATCGTCGGCCTGGATGCCAAGGATGGCAAGGTTGCCACCGACGGCTGGAGCAAGCTGTCCGGCCATGAAGTGATCGATCTGGCAAAGAAGTTCGAAGACTACGGCTGCGAAGCGATTGTCTACACCGATATCGGCCGCGACGGCATGATGGCAGGCGTCAACATCGACGCGACGGTCAAGCTGGCGCAAAGCATGACGATCCCCGTGATTGCATCCGGCGGCGTGCACAACATCAAGGACGTGGAAGCATTGTGCGCCGTGCAGGATGAAGGCATTGAAGGCGTGATTTGCGGCCGTTCGATCTACGAAGGCACGCTGGACCTGCGCCAGGCGCAGGAGCGCGCGGATGTATTGAGCGGACTGGAAGAGTCCGCGGAAGAAGACGAAGCATGA
- a CDS encoding DUF2461 domain-containing protein, with protein MHTRDLIQFLAELAENNNRAWFVMNKPRYDILRAEFLELVTQLIADISKFDPAVAACNPKKAMFRINRDMRFSHDKSPYKTTFSAAITASGLKKPSQGGGPAYYFHVDADGTLLVAGGEYMPPADRLKAIRQSVIADAAGFGKMLKNKKLKEGFGDLQDEGKLSRPPKGFDADSPHIEYIKLKSFIVWKETGLKKKIPENIGKEVLAGFKNAYPLISWLRQVKQ; from the coding sequence ATGCATACACGGGACCTGATCCAGTTTCTTGCCGAGCTGGCAGAAAACAACAATCGCGCATGGTTTGTCATGAACAAGCCGCGCTACGACATTCTGCGTGCGGAGTTCCTCGAACTGGTAACGCAACTCATCGCGGATATCAGCAAATTCGATCCCGCCGTTGCCGCATGCAATCCGAAAAAAGCCATGTTCCGGATCAACCGCGACATGCGCTTCTCACACGACAAGAGTCCGTACAAGACCACGTTTTCCGCGGCCATTACCGCCAGCGGGCTGAAGAAACCGAGTCAAGGCGGCGGCCCGGCATATTATTTTCACGTCGACGCCGATGGCACGCTGCTTGTCGCCGGTGGAGAATACATGCCGCCCGCTGATCGCCTGAAAGCGATTCGTCAATCCGTCATTGCGGATGCTGCAGGATTCGGCAAGATGCTGAAGAACAAGAAGCTGAAGGAAGGTTTTGGCGATCTGCAGGATGAGGGCAAGCTGTCGCGTCCACCGAAAGGTTTTGACGCCGACAGCCCGCATATCGAATACATCAAGCTCAAGAGCTTTATCGTTTGGAAAGAGACGGGTCTGAAGAAAAAGATTCCCGAGAATATCGGGAAGGAAGTGCTCGCGGGATTCAAGAATGCTTATCCGTTGATATCGTGGCTGAGGCAGGTGAAGCAGTAA
- the hisH gene encoding imidazole glycerol phosphate synthase subunit HisH, translated as MNKIVVVDYGMGNLRSVAQALRQVAPEADVRISGEVADVKSADRVVLPGQGAMPDCMRCLRESGLQEAVVEASRSKPLFGVCVGEQMLFDWSEEGDTPGLGLLPGKVVRFQLDGRLQDDGSRFKVPQMGWNRVRQTVSHPLWNGIADESYFYFVHSYYAVPADSRHTLGESDYGAPFCCATGQDNIFATQFHPEKSASTGLQLYRNFVHWNP; from the coding sequence ATGAACAAAATTGTTGTAGTGGATTACGGTATGGGCAACCTGCGCTCGGTAGCGCAGGCCTTGCGCCAGGTTGCGCCGGAAGCGGATGTGCGCATTTCGGGTGAAGTTGCGGACGTCAAATCCGCCGACCGTGTGGTCCTGCCAGGTCAGGGTGCGATGCCGGATTGCATGCGTTGTCTGCGCGAGTCAGGCTTGCAGGAAGCCGTGGTCGAGGCCTCGCGTTCCAAGCCCTTGTTCGGCGTGTGCGTCGGCGAGCAGATGCTGTTCGACTGGAGCGAAGAGGGGGATACGCCCGGCCTCGGTTTGCTGCCGGGGAAAGTGGTACGCTTTCAGCTGGACGGTCGGCTGCAGGACGATGGCTCGCGCTTCAAGGTGCCGCAGATGGGCTGGAACCGGGTAAGGCAAACGGTGTCCCATCCGCTGTGGAATGGTATTGCCGACGAGAGTTATTTTTATTTCGTGCACAGTTACTACGCCGTGCCGGCCGATTCGCGACACACACTGGGCGAATCGGATTACGGTGCGCCGTTCTGCTGTGCGACCGGGCAGGATAATATATTCGCGACCCAGTTTCATCCGGAAAAAAGCGCATCCACCGGTTTGCAGCTTTACAGGAATTTTGTTCACTGGAACCCATAG
- a CDS encoding Do family serine endopeptidase, translating to MRRLWLLFAQTVTVGLAIWFIVASLKPEWAGSAQRSTLSPVPMLEAPSNAAPAQGSYREAAKRAMPAVVNIFTTKGAQQPKNPFMEDPLFRKFFGEQQEEKQFSLGSGVVVSPQGYVLTNNHVIETADEIEVAFADGRKAPAKVVGTDPETDLAVIKINMENLPAITLGHVEQARVGDVVLAIGNPFGVGQTVTMGIISALGRNHLGINTFENFIQTDAAINPGNSGGALIDTNGNLLGINTAIYSRSGGSLGIGFAIPVTTVKRVMESIISTGQVVYGWIGVEPQDITPELAESFGLNRKSGAIIAGVLRNGPADKAGIRPGDILVAVEGKPVSDTTDMLNLIAQLTPGNKAKMTVLRKSMETTLDVVVGKRPKPRREDRE from the coding sequence ATGCGACGCCTTTGGTTATTGTTTGCGCAAACCGTCACCGTCGGTTTGGCAATTTGGTTCATTGTAGCGAGCCTGAAGCCTGAATGGGCCGGCAGCGCACAGCGCAGCACGTTATCGCCAGTGCCGATGCTGGAAGCGCCGTCCAATGCCGCACCGGCGCAAGGCTCGTATCGCGAAGCGGCCAAGCGCGCAATGCCGGCTGTCGTCAACATTTTCACGACCAAGGGTGCGCAGCAGCCGAAAAATCCGTTCATGGAAGATCCGCTCTTTCGCAAGTTTTTTGGCGAACAGCAGGAAGAAAAGCAGTTCAGCCTCGGCTCCGGCGTGGTCGTGAGTCCGCAAGGTTACGTGCTGACCAACAATCATGTGATTGAAACCGCCGACGAAATCGAAGTGGCGTTTGCGGACGGCCGCAAGGCTCCCGCCAAGGTGGTCGGCACCGATCCGGAAACGGACTTGGCCGTCATCAAGATCAATATGGAGAACCTGCCCGCCATCACGCTTGGCCATGTCGAGCAAGCCAGAGTCGGGGATGTAGTGCTGGCCATCGGCAATCCGTTCGGCGTTGGGCAAACCGTCACGATGGGCATCATTTCAGCGCTAGGCCGCAACCATCTCGGCATTAATACATTTGAAAACTTCATCCAGACCGATGCCGCAATCAATCCAGGCAACTCCGGCGGCGCGTTGATCGACACCAACGGCAACCTGCTGGGCATCAATACTGCAATCTATTCGCGCAGCGGCGGCTCGCTCGGCATCGGCTTTGCGATTCCCGTGACGACGGTGAAGAGGGTCATGGAGTCCATCATCAGCACCGGCCAAGTCGTATACGGCTGGATCGGCGTCGAACCGCAGGACATTACGCCGGAATTGGCGGAAAGCTTCGGACTCAACAGAAAATCGGGGGCGATCATTGCCGGTGTGCTGAGGAACGGCCCTGCCGACAAAGCCGGAATCAGGCCTGGCGATATCCTTGTCGCAGTCGAGGGCAAGCCGGTAAGCGACACGACAGACATGCTGAATCTGATCGCACAACTGACGCCCGGCAACAAGGCGAAGATGACCGTGTTGCGCAAGAGCATGGAAACGACGCTTGATGTCGTGGTGGGCAAACGCCCGAAACCGCGCCGCGAAGACCGCGAGTAA
- the hisF gene encoding imidazole glycerol phosphate synthase subunit HisF, translated as MTLAKRIIPCLDVTAGRVVKGVNFVELRDAGDPVEIARRYDEQGADELTFLDITATSDGRDLILHIIEAVASQVFIPLTVGGGVRTVEDVRRLLNAGADKISVNSAAVANPQLVHDAAQKYGSQCIVVAIDAKKTGEGKWEVFTHGGRKPTGLDVVEWAKKMEHLGVGEILLTSMDRDGTKSGFDLALTSAVSNAISIPVIASGGVGGLQDLADGIKVGKADAVLAASIFHYGQHTVQEAKSFMAGQGIPMRLA; from the coding sequence ATGACACTGGCAAAGCGCATCATCCCTTGCCTGGACGTGACGGCGGGTCGCGTGGTCAAGGGCGTCAACTTCGTCGAGCTGCGCGATGCCGGCGATCCGGTCGAGATCGCGCGCCGCTATGACGAGCAGGGCGCGGACGAATTGACATTCCTCGATATCACCGCAACCTCGGACGGACGCGACCTGATTTTGCACATCATCGAAGCCGTGGCTTCGCAGGTATTCATTCCGCTCACGGTCGGCGGCGGCGTGCGCACGGTTGAGGATGTGCGCCGTCTGCTGAACGCCGGCGCGGACAAGATCAGCGTCAACAGTGCGGCGGTCGCCAATCCGCAGCTGGTGCACGATGCCGCGCAAAAATACGGTTCGCAATGCATCGTGGTCGCGATCGATGCCAAGAAAACGGGTGAGGGCAAGTGGGAAGTATTCACGCACGGCGGCCGCAAGCCTACCGGGCTTGATGTGGTCGAGTGGGCGAAAAAAATGGAACATCTTGGCGTCGGCGAAATCCTGCTTACCAGCATGGATCGCGATGGCACCAAGAGCGGTTTCGATCTCGCCTTGACGAGCGCGGTGTCGAATGCGATATCGATTCCCGTGATCGCCTCCGGCGGTGTCGGCGGCTTGCAGGATCTCGCCGACGGTATCAAGGTCGGCAAGGCGGACGCGGTGCTGGCGGCCAGTATTTTTCATTACGGCCAGCACACCGTGCAGGAAGCGAAGAGCTTCATGGCAGGGCAAGGCATTCCAATGAGGCTGGCATGA
- the tatA gene encoding Sec-independent protein translocase subunit TatA, producing the protein MGSFSIWHWLIVLVVVMLVFGTKKLGNVGSDLGKAVKGFKDGVKGEEDKPAPSVADKTTIDVEAKEKAKS; encoded by the coding sequence ATGGGTTCATTTAGCATTTGGCACTGGTTGATCGTACTGGTCGTTGTCATGTTGGTTTTCGGCACCAAGAAACTCGGCAACGTCGGTTCCGATCTCGGCAAGGCCGTCAAGGGCTTCAAGGATGGCGTCAAGGGTGAAGAAGACAAGCCCGCGCCGTCGGTTGCTGACAAGACAACGATTGACGTCGAAGCAAAAGAGAAGGCGAAGAGCTGA
- a CDS encoding histidine triad nucleotide-binding protein — MTNCIFCKIAAKQIPSNAIYEDDDLIAFHDINPAAPVHFLIVPKLHIATLADCDDSHAALLSKMMLLAPRLAQEQGCGYTPHEDGAGAGGFKTLFNTGPNGGQEVYHLHLHVIGGPRPWRGQR; from the coding sequence ATGACCAACTGCATTTTTTGCAAAATCGCCGCGAAGCAAATCCCGTCGAATGCGATCTATGAAGATGACGACTTGATTGCTTTTCACGATATCAATCCGGCCGCGCCTGTGCATTTTCTGATCGTCCCGAAATTGCATATCGCCACGCTTGCAGATTGCGACGATAGCCACGCGGCATTGTTAAGTAAAATGATGCTGTTGGCACCGAGGCTGGCGCAAGAGCAGGGTTGCGGCTATACCCCCCATGAGGATGGCGCTGGCGCGGGCGGATTTAAAACTCTTTTCAATACCGGACCGAACGGCGGGCAGGAGGTGTACCATCTGCATCTGCACGTCATTGGTGGGCCGCGTCCGTGGCGCGGACAGCGGTAA